The genomic region tatgATAGAACATGTCCTACTACTAAAGCTGGTCGAGCAAGTCAGGTTTCTGGGAAGAGATCTTCTTCCTACCTGTTAAGAACTGAGGTCTTTAAGGTATGCTTTCACAGTGTCCGCCATCTCTTGCATGGCAGGGTGAATGAGCCCAATGTGGAAACCGAGAGAACCTAGGGGGGGGCAGCTTTCCGAGTCTTTTCCCAACCTGCTTTAGTAGCCACCATAACCACCTCTGCCGTAACCAGGACCACCACCGCCGCCGCCACCACGGGGGTATGGGGCTCCGCTCCTTCCGGCGTACGTGCTGCTTCCACCCTTCATGGGCCCGTAGCCGGAGGACTGTTGGCCGTATCCACTGCCAAAGTCACTGTAACCGTTACCACCGCCATAGCCCCCCATCTGATCGCTGTAGCCTCCTCCGTATCCGCCCCCGTAACCTCCTCCGTAGCCTCCGCTTCCATAGCCACCGCCGTAGCCACCATCACTGCCGCCGTAGCCTCCGCCATAGCCGCCACCACCGTAGCTGCCGTAGCCTCCTCTCCCGCCGCCGAAGCCATTTTGATTCCGCCCCAtacctcttcctcctcctctcccCCTGCCGCCCCGGGCTCCACCGGCGGCCTGGATCTCTTGTTTCGAGAGCGCTTTCTTAACCTCCACTTTGTTTCCGTTGATCATGTGGAACTTGAGCACGACGGCTTTGTCGGCCGAGTCGTTATCTTCGAAGTGAACAAAGCCGAACCCGCGCTTCTTGCCGGTGTCTTTGTCAGTGATGACTTCGGATTTCTCGATCATGCCGAACTGCGAGAAATACTCGGTGAGATCGTTTTCTTCGATGTTCTCCTTTAGGCCCCCGACGAATATTTTCTTGACTTTAGCGAGAGCTTCGGGCTTCCCTGCGTCTTCCCGTGCCACGGCTCTCTTCAGCTCCACGTTTTTTCCGTCTACCACATGTGGCCTAGCGGCCATTGCTGCATCGGCCTCCTCTGCGGTGGAGTAAGTTACGAAGCCGAAACAACGGGATCGCTGAAGTTGATCGTTTTGGACCACCACGCAATCCGTTAGTGTTCCGTACTGTTCAAAATGAGCGCGGAGGCCATCATTTGTTGTTTGGACGTTCAAACCGCCAACGAAAAGTTTGCAAAGCTGCTCCATTCCTGACATATTTCGCCGTTAGACCGATGTGACGACTCAAACCTCAACCGCTCAGAAAGGGCCTTTTTTAAAACGACTGTCGTCATGACGCAATGTTCTCTCCACGCCCATTCTCTCTCGCTAAAAAGGCGGGATTGTGAGCCACTGAATTTTAAATAACCCCTTTCTAACCATATAAAAGTATATTAATATGCTTATTATAAAGCAAacattttttactcagaatttgaTTTCAAACACACTTAATTTAAAGTAACGTTATGTAAAATGCATCATGTAGTAAATTATGTATGCTATTACCCTGTATAGTTTATGGAACAATGGTCTATTGGTCTACTAAAGTCTATTTTAATAATGCTAACTTCTTGTTTACTCAAGTCCAAaattgacattttaaaaatgttgaggGAATATATAGAACTACAAACCTCGGTTAGCACCACATTCAACAATATTTAACTCTAAAAAGGTCAATACAAATATCTGACAATTAGGCACTTACAAATAAGATGCAATCAAATGATTAAACCTGTGAAGCAGATAAAGGAAAGCGAGATTCACTATGAATTCACATTTGACAATTTACTCAATTTCTCTTGGTAGCATTTTTGCCCCAAAGGACTGTAATTTCTAACAATAAATATAACCTGTATGATACCATCTGAATATGAATGAAAGTTTATTCAGTTATTCGGTTACTACTAAACATCAAACGAAATATATGCACAGCAAATTCATTACAAACAAGGAGAATAACCGAAAAGGAGGCTGAAGCCATGGCTTAAACCCTCAGGGTAGTGATATAAttactatataatataattagtcAGTGAATGCAgttttattagtaaattatttatgaattgttttattgaatataatacattaaacagttaaacactccaattttattgtgtttcttaattttatttatattctcaTTTGTAGGTCTAAACTAGCCtaaatgtatgtatttacacactcacaaacaaaaAGGTATTTTAATTTCAGGGCAATGAGGCTGGTGCATATGTTGTGACATAACTGGAAAACATGCTTGCAAAATCAaattttattcttttaaaagTGTTATTAAAGTGTGTAAGAGAAATTTCACTCGAATCAATCAAAACGTGTTACGTTTAATCATGACcgaaacattttgttttttgacATTCATATTAAGTGTTGTTTCTGACAGAGAGATTGGGAAATGAGGACAAAAGTAATTGTTTCTAAAGGATGTTATCACAGTTTTGTTATCACAGTGTTGCTCAACAGAAGTTATACAGTTAATATATAAGGGTTcgattttaactgtattttttaagTATATGGAGATGTTAGAATTTATCTAAAGGGCACTCAAATGCAAGGCCTCAGAAAACTACTGAGCACTTGCCCCCTCTTTCTGTCACAGACTTAGaagcctttttttattttctatctGTTTCTAACTGTTTCAAGTTATGCTGTGAGAAGCAACTTGTGAATATGCCTCTTTCCGCAGCCAAGGTCTGGGGAGAGGAGTCAGATAAAATGTTTCTAAATCAAAAATATGAATGTAACTGTAACAGTTGGGCTTATTATGGGATGTTGAGGAAGACTAATGTGGATGAAGATGAACTGGAAAAACCTGGTATAAAAGGAAATAGGAGGCCTTATGATAATCGGTTCATTTGCTCATCCAATCAACTTTGAAAGTCTTTGCTCGATGATAAATAAATACGAGTTTactaaatacatacatacatacattcatacatacttttttctttctttttttttacttagagCTCATTTTGTAGCTCTTTGAAATATATGTTGGTTGTAAGAGCTCAGAGACTACCCTGGATAGTGATTTTAGACAAAtcatttttctttaatttttacCATTGAATGGCCTGACTTTAATTTTATTGTTGAATTTCCACCACATAGGGAGAGATGTGTGACCTATCACTCATGGGCAGCATGAGCAATAGAAACTGATGGTCGTGATCTGCATAACAGATGAAGTGTCTGGAGCCAGCACTTTAGATATTTGGTGATGGGCGGAGGTAATGTCTATGTATGAGAGTGTTCTTCTCACCTTTTCATATACAAAACGCATCCATTGTCTAAGTGTGAGTTAAAGTTTAAAACAGTTGTGGCTGCATATTTTGAATTGACCTAAATACCTTTTGTGATATAATTGGGTTTTAGagtttcacttgattcaattgaTATTGTCCCTATCTCTGCAAATAAATcggtaaaataacagaaaaagtACTGACAGCTTATTATATTATTCAGTAATTGTATAGACATTTTGCAATGATGTTCAAAATTCAAACAGGTaaaatctgtaaaaataaatataataaataaatatagacCATTTTGTTTATTGTTAAAAGTGATATTGTCTGTATGACAGTTGCATAGGtagaaattaataaatgtttttcattttttacaCCTATCAAAAACACAAAGATGTGACTCATGAGTCCCATTTACACAAATGAAAACACAGATTAATACACAAATTGGTATAATTTCACCATGTCATTGGTAATCGGCTTAGTACGTGTGCTTGGGTCACCCAAGATGTATTTCAGGGTGTAAATGTTGTCTGCCATCTCAGTAACTAAAAGCCAGGGAACTGTTAACAAGCTCCCCAGGAACCGCATACATGCTGATTGATGTGTAACTCCCTCCACCTCACACTTCCCGAAGTTGAGCAACAATCTTCTTACTCTTTTTAAATGGCATGTAATTGTTGTCATGGCTAGTTTGAATACCTAGCTTATgctatattaagcagcaaaacagttttcaaaattgctaataataataatacattttacttgAGCACTAAATCAACATATTACAATGACTTCTAAATTAGGATCATGACAATGAAgactacagtaaaaaaaaaaaaaaaaaaattcagggtTGCCTTGATTAACAATGATTAACAATTCGGCGTATAGTAGCctaaagaaaatatttatttaaaatatatttcacaatattacagttgtAATATTTAGTTGcaatatttactgtatttttaatcaaatacatgCAGACTTGGTGAGCGCAAGAGGCTTCTCTGAAACAATAAAGTTCACATTTctatgaagaagaaaaaaacttagCCAAATTGTTTAATGATGTATAAATTTTTTCAGGCATTATaggctattttaaaaaataacacaacaGTCTTGTGTTTTATAAAGGATTGGTTAAAAAgagcattcactttttttttctgtggattTCCATAAGCTTGCTGCAGTCAGTTAAATGTTAGCAAATACAGCTAGGCTTAGCTATTGACACAAAACTCATGGTAGGCTACTTTTACTCAGTTATGTCAAATATCTCAAgatgaacccccccccccccccaataggGAAGCATTGTCTGttgttggttttgttttttcaatgaAATGTAGCATATGTGTTACTTTTTATGTAAACAGGAAATGTCTATATTTGATATAGGTGTATATCATGTAACATTTACATTCAAGTTAGGctatattacattaaaaataataagttTGATTTTTGTAGTAAAAAGTTTGAGGACCTTTGATCTAAACCAGAGCCGTTGAAAACGCAACTCTCTTTTTCTATGGCTCTGATCTAAACCGGTATGTCCACAGCATGTTCAACAGTTACGGAGGAGGGGCTATTATTCCGGATAGAGGACGACGATCATGACGACGATGGTTTGTTCAGGATTGGAAACCTCGCGTTTTCTCGCGATATGTGATTGACGACTGCTGCAGAATTCAAACCAACTTGCCGTTTGAAAGTACTGAAAGCAGGAAAGCGGTCGGTTGGGCTAGTTCGTTCTGCAGATATAAAATTGTTATCACCAACTGCCCTTTAAATCTAAAGGTAAACACATTTAGATATATACTCTGTTCTGTAGCTATCAATTATTTGTGGGACAAAGAAAACTGATTTCTTATGAATTCCAACGCGATGTTTTTGATCGAAGTTTGCAGCTAATACAGCTAACGTTAATATCTTAGTTGACAAAAACATACAATTCTGTATCTGTCATTTAACATTAACGTTACTCTCCCTCGTGTTTTCCCCCAGAAATGTATCACTTGGAAAATAGAGAATGACAGCCTTAGCCaacaatgacacacacacacacacacacatatatatatatatatatatatatatatatatatatatatatatatatatatatatatatatatatatatatatatgactatTCAGGTATAACGTTACTCTTTGTTATGGGTATTTTAATATCTGATGGCAACATCTGAAATCCTTGATACTTATTAACGTTAACTTACTTGAGTTACTTTTGGTTCACGTGAGGATTTGGAAAACAGCTTCACCTGTGGAACAGAACATTTGGAAAtctaaaaatgctgtttttagttttctgtgatgggtaggtttaggggtaggcaGTAGGTAATATAAAAATCATGTCTATGGAAAGACCCACTGAAAACATGGAAACCAatcatacatgtgtgtgtgtgtgtgtgtgtgtgtgtgtgtgtgtgtgtgtgtgtgtgtgtaaaaaacaaaagtctACACCTACACAATTAATCACATACAGTCCTTTCATCTCATTTCAGATGACAGATCTAGAGGATGAGAATAAAGTGTTGCGGCGGAAGGTACAGGAAATAGAAGAGGCTCTTCAGAGGGCTGGACAGTATGGACTTCAACTTTTGGATGACAAAATGGATCTGCACAACAAATTGGAGGAACAGCAAATTGAGATGTCCAGTGTCATTGAGGTACTGTCTCTGCATCATTTGACCGTCACAATATAACAACTGACAGTCTGCTTGATCAGTAAATTATTTCTCAAGTGtggtaaaatataattttcacaGTTTTCTGTAATTGCAGGCCCTAGAACAAGAGAAATACTCTTTGCAAAGGGAAGTTGAGTTAAAGGCTCGCATGTTGGAGAGTCTGCGATCAGAATTTGATCTAGTCAAAAACCAACAGAAACATCAAATGGAGCAGCAACAAACTGTGCTGGAGAGGAACCATGCTCTTGAGCTCAGTGACTTAAAGAATAAGGTTAGCTTATATGCTTTTTATGTACAGAAGTGGTAAGGTTTTCcccatatttatgtttaaactgGGTTTCTGTGGGTCTTAAAAATCAATTTGACCTTCCACAATTTAAGGCCTTAGAAATGTCTTAAATTGAATCAGAAAGTCTTAAATTCAGTATCATGGCATTGAAATTAGGGCACTAGGATTTCTGTGATGCAGAAAATGTGGACAGAATTGGACgaattcattcataaaaagatcaagatgcatttattgACACTCAGAATGAAAAAATTAagtgagaaattgaacaaaatGAACTGAAGTGAGTTAAATGCAAGATCTAAAGAGTGCTAAATACAAGAACAATCTGTAATTGAGTGTGAAAATTACTTACATTTAAATCATGTTGATTTTTTTATGAACCAAttggcagatatttgttcttgttatAATCATAATATTTCTTTTCTCAAACTTCAAGCTATTTTTTGTataattaatcatttaaaaaaaaagtaagtcaATGTGTGCTTAGACATTTACATTAGATATGTGGGGAGAGTTTGGGATCCCAATctgaaaataattttaatttttgcattTGGTGATTCATCGAGTAGCAATGAAATTACACACTAGGTTTAGGCATAATTTTAGCCATAATTTCAGTTATTATGCCTAAAGTTGCTTATTGTCCCGAAAAGGGACGTTATCTCATCTTTGGTGCTGATGAAATGCCTTTGTAGGTGGAGAAAATGAAGACCGATTTAGAGGAGGCTCAACTTGCTGAGAAGCAGATGAGACACAAGCTGGACCAGCAGTCTGAAGCACTAAACAGCAAAACCGAAGAACTGCGTGTCCTCACAGAACGTGCACATGAAACAATGTCCTCAGAGATACTTGAGCTGCAAGTGCAGAAGATGGATATGGAATCTGCAATGGTGGAGTACTTTCcaatctttatttttaatggaaggaAATTTGTAGAATGTTTTGTAGAAATAAGCAATTTCAAGTGTTCCCTTGGTGTTGAAGTGTGATCTTGTGTTGTAGGCGTCTTTGGAGCAGGAGCTTCAGGAGGCACGATACAAAGACGAGCAGCTACATTTGGCCAACACTACCCTCCAGAGGCAACTGGAGAGACTCACAGAAGagaaggaagagagagagaaagaggcgGTGTCCTGCTATAATGCTTTGGAGGCATGTCTATTGATATTCTCAAGTAAACATGTTTATAAAACATGTATTTACACTACCTTACAAACATTTGGTGTCTtaaagatttttgaaagaagtctattATGGCTTGCcaaagcagcatttatttgatccaaatttgtatatattttaaaatgtaatttattcatgtgatgccaaagcttaattttcagcaGACATTAACTCGTCTTAAGTGTAAAATGATCCTTCAGTAATAATTAGAATATGctgatttaattaaatgttttataaaagttGCATAGGTGAAAGCAGCTGTGCTGCTTGaaatttttgattaaaaaaaattcaggattctttgatgaattgaacattcaaaagaacatcatttatttattaagtctttactgtcactttttattaatttaatgtgtcattgctaaataaaagtatgaatttacccaaacttttgaactgtactATATATTGATAAAGTTACAGTACTGCTGGTAAGTGATAAGTATATCCACATGGAATTCtgatccacattttttgcactgcTTGAGGAGgaaaaaacttaaaaatattaaacagtttTGTTCTACCTGCTGTAGAAAGCTCGGGAAGCCAACCAAGACCTTCAGATCCAGCTGGAACTGGTGTTGCAGCAGGCACAAGATCCAAACAGCAAGGGCAATTCTTTGTTTTCTGAGGTACAGTATTGAgaattactttatttataacTATGGCCTATTTATATATTGAATAACATTTTATATGAATGCAATACCATTTAAAAAACCAACAAGTTAGTAAACCTAATACATTAAGTATAAAGTTAATATGGTGATTTGTATTgcttcataataataaaatagtttTGTGATGTttcactttctttttttgtactgcaaaatattttgatttGGACAGGTAGAGGATAAGAGAGCAGAGATGGAGCGGCAGCTGAACAGCATGAAAAGACAGCATGAGTATCTGCAAAAGCAGCATACACTCACCAAACAACATATGCACCGCATGAAAGTAAACAGGGTTTTTTTGACAAATGCTTTacgttttatttataattttcctCATTGTTGTTTTACTTGTGTCTGCTGTTTTAGATGCAGATAGCTACCCTTATGCAACTTCAGGGGAACAGGGCAGATCCAGCCCAGCTTGAACGATTGCAATTTATGTTATCTGACAAGAACAATGAGATAGAAAGCCTGATGATGAAAGTAAGAGAACTGGAAAAAGAGAAGGTAAGATTAGCATATTACATCCAGCATTGAAATTAAACAATACAGAAATGTCTCTAACGACTCTGTCACCAACAGACGACTGTAACAGGCCAACATCCACCACCCCCATCTAAAGAAGGCGAGCTTATGGATGAAACTTACTACACGGACCTATTAAAAATGCAACTTTCAAATTTAAAGTAAgttttctctcattaattatttGTACTGGTGGTGGTACTTTAGTACTTTTAATGCAATTATGACATGCATGCAGGAAAGATGCAGAGAAACTAAAAGACGAGTTATCCATGGCAAGAATGAAGTCCCTCTCTGAAAGTCAGAGAGTGTTGGAGTTGGAGAGGAAACTCTATGGCACAGAGCAAGCGCTGAAACAAAGACACAGTGACAATATGAGGCTCCAAGTCAAGCTTGAAGAACTAAAGATGAAATACACACCTAATGGTAAATTGTTTAATCTCTGAGCCCTAGTTTTCTACATGAACCAGTTTAGTGCAACAGTCATGTTCTGAAAGTAAAAAATCCcattaatttttttctcataagggaattgatttttaataataacataTAAAGCTTTAAAGACAGAACTACTGTGAGCTACAAGGCTGTTAATCAATGGCATATGTCATCAGACTGCCTTTTTCTACTTGTTATTGACATTGTAatagactacattacccatgatgacTCTAAAGAAATCTCAACCAAACAGAAAACAAGCGAATTAACTCTTGCGCACACTCCCATGAAGCACTACAAATTTCATGATAGAGACAGTCTCCCTGCATTTACAAAaactaatattattttttatgtgtgtataCATGCATATGTTGCAATAAATGCAAGTTAACGtgcatacagtgaggaaaataagtatttgcacaccgtgctattttgcaagttctcccacttagaaatcatggagtggtctgaaattgtcatcgtaggtgcatgtccactgtgagagacataatcggGAAAAAAattccagaaatcacaatgtatgatttttttttaaaaactatttatatgtatgataccgctgcaaataagtatttgaacacctgagaaaattaatgttaatatctggtacagtagcctttgtttgcaattacagaggtcaaacgtttcctgtagtttttcaccgggtttgcacacactgcaggaggggtTTTGGCCCACttctccacacagatcttctctagatcagtcaggtttctggcctgtcgctgagaaacacagagtttgagttccctccaaagattttctattgCGTATAGGTCTGGAGACTGTCTAGGTCATGCCAGAACCttgagccactccttggttatcctggctgtgtatTTCGGGTctttgtcatgttggaagacccagccccGACCCAttttcaatgctctaactgagggaaggagattgttccccaaaatttcgcaatacatggccccggtaatcttctccttaatacagtgcagtcatgcacccatgtgcagaaaaatacccccaaagcatgatgctaccacccccatgcacAATAGGggtggtgttcttgggatggtactcatcattcttcttccttcaaacacgtttagtggaattatgaccgaaaagttctattttggtctcatctgaccaaaggactttctcccatgactcctctggatcatccaaatggtcattggcaaacttaagactgGCCTGGagatgtgctggtttaagcaggggaaccttccgtgccatgcatgatttcaaaccatgacgtcttagtgtattaccaacagtaaccttggaaacggtggtcccagctcttttcaggtcattaaccagttctgggctgatttctcacctttcttaggatcattgagaccacacaaggtgagatcttgcatggagccccagtacgagtgagattgacagtcatgtttagcttcttccattttctaatgattgttCCAAAAGTAGACCTTTTTtaaccaagctgcttggcaatttccccgtagcactttccagccttgtgcaggcatacaattttgtctctagtgtctttggacagctctttggtcttggccatgttagtagttggattcttactgattgtatggggtggacatttgtctttatgcagctaatgacctcaagaattctagctgatagacaggtgttcaaatacttatttgcagctgtatcatacaaataaatacttttaaaaaaatcatacattgtaatttcaggattttttttttagattgtctCTCAGTTggcatgcacctacgatgacaatttcagacccctccatgatttttaagtgggagaacttgcaaaatagcagggtgttcaaatacttattttcctcactgtatatatatatatatatatatatatatatatatatatatatatatatatatatatatatatatatatatatataatacacacacacatacatacactcacctgaaggattattaggaacaccatactaatactgtgtttgacccccttttgccttcagaactgccttaattctatgtagCATTGactcaacaaggtgctgaaatcattctttagaaatgttggcccatattgataggatagcatgttgcagttgatggagatttgtgggatgcacatccaggtcacgaagctcccgttccaccacaccacaaagatgctctattgggttgagatctggtgactttgggggccattttagtaaagtgaactcattgtcatgtttaaaaaatcaatttgaaatgatttgagctttgtgacatggtgcattatcctgctggaagtagccttTAGAGGATGgttacatggtggtcataaagggatggacatggtcagaaacaatgctcaggtaggccgtggcatttaaatgatgcccaattgacACTAAAGGGCCTACATTttaccaagaaaacatcccccacaccattacaccaccaccagaagCCTGCACAGttgtaacaaggcatgatggatccatgttctcattctgtttacggcTAATTCTgattctaccatctgaatgtatCCACcaaaatcgagactcatcagaccaggcaacatttttcaagTCTTCAGCTgtacaattttggtgagcttgtgcaaattgtagcctctttttcctatttgtaatggagatgagtggtacccgttggggtcttctgctgttgctGTCTTCTGCGGATGGCcttaaggttgtgcgtgttgtggcttcacaaatgctttgctgcgtacctcggttgtaacgaggggttatttcagtcaaagttgctcttctatcaacTTGAATCAGTTGATAGAAGAGCATACctcatacctcggttgtaatgagtggttatttcagtcaaagttgctcttctatcaacTTGAATCAGTcgacccattctcctctgacctctagcatccacaaggcattttcacccacacgactgccgcatactggatgttttttccattttcacaccattctttgtaaaccctagaaatggttgtgtgtgaaaatcccagtaactgagcagattgtgaaagaCTGGCCCATCTGGCACAAACAACCATGCCACaatcaaaattgcttaaatcacctttctttcccttTCTTTCTGACATTCACCTTTCTTTCTAACATTCAGTTTTGAGTTCAGgaaattgtcttgaccaggatcacacccctaaatgcattgaagcaactgccatgtgattgattgatcagataattgcattaatgagaaatagAACCAGTGTTTCTAATAAtccatgtgtgtgcgtgtgtgtgtgtgtgtgtgtgtg from Pseudorasbora parva isolate DD20220531a chromosome 11, ASM2467924v1, whole genome shotgun sequence harbors:
- the hnrnpa0b gene encoding heterogeneous nuclear ribonucleoprotein A0b, which encodes MSGMEQLCKLFVGGLNVQTTNDGLRAHFEQYGTLTDCVVVQNDQLQRSRCFGFVTYSTAEEADAAMAARPHVVDGKNVELKRAVAREDAGKPEALAKVKKIFVGGLKENIEENDLTEYFSQFGMIEKSEVITDKDTGKKRGFGFVHFEDNDSADKAVVLKFHMINGNKVEVKKALSKQEIQAAGGARGGRGRGGGRGMGRNQNGFGGGRGGYGSYGGGGYGGGYGGSDGGYGGGYGSGGYGGGYGGGYGGGYSDQMGGYGGGNGYSDFGSGYGQQSSGYGPMKGGSSTYAGRSGAPYPRGGGGGGGPGYGRGGYGGY
- the spdl1 gene encoding protein Spindly, coding for MTDLEDENKVLRRKVQEIEEALQRAGQYGLQLLDDKMDLHNKLEEQQIEMSSVIEALEQEKYSLQREVELKARMLESLRSEFDLVKNQQKHQMEQQQTVLERNHALELSDLKNKVEKMKTDLEEAQLAEKQMRHKLDQQSEALNSKTEELRVLTERAHETMSSEILELQVQKMDMESAMASLEQELQEARYKDEQLHLANTTLQRQLERLTEEKEEREKEAVSCYNALEKAREANQDLQIQLELVLQQAQDPNSKGNSLFSEVEDKRAEMERQLNSMKRQHEYLQKQHTLTKQHMHRMKMQIATLMQLQGNRADPAQLERLQFMLSDKNNEIESLMMKVRELEKEKTTVTGQHPPPPSKEGELMDETYYTDLLKMQLSNLKKDAEKLKDELSMARMKSLSESQRVLELERKLYGTEQALKQRHSDNMRLQVKLEELKMKYTPNEVNKAQVQKRRREKFPVAVPEEMSVPSNEDTATMDTEPSKGLSENTEEKTLSHPVEKPVVIPLQSAQPTEPNPVMPRESKSVRICEDPPLCIPDAPSDSDSKKEDQTHHCSEEEENWRTERKKKKYQQPTHVNSEKTMANECAQQ